One window of Cellulomonas shaoxiangyii genomic DNA carries:
- a CDS encoding SRPBCC family protein, with translation MTLETRETVTVDVAAPVEDVWAHLRDPRLVRRWFGWDYDGLDDEIRQIFVDGPREHVEEADGVTTRTLTWPHHEVLTVTSRADAPGRTQVALTRRGHDALAPYDGLYDEVDEGWIAFLQQLRFALERHPGEDRVALSVLGLDAGDRHDPLLFRAGLHGVRGLPVGAHVEVTRPDGSRVGGTVVYRTAHQVGIRLHPIESLLVLMLEPAGHHPPHGRVSAVLSTFGLDEATLAEARRRWAGWWGGAPTTS, from the coding sequence ATGACGCTGGAGACCCGCGAGACCGTGACCGTCGACGTCGCCGCCCCGGTGGAGGACGTGTGGGCGCACCTGCGTGACCCGCGGCTCGTGCGCCGGTGGTTCGGCTGGGACTACGACGGGCTCGACGACGAGATCCGGCAGATCTTCGTCGACGGCCCCCGCGAGCACGTCGAGGAGGCGGACGGCGTCACGACGCGCACCCTCACGTGGCCGCACCACGAGGTCCTCACCGTCACGTCGCGGGCGGACGCGCCGGGCCGCACGCAGGTGGCGCTCACGCGCCGCGGCCACGACGCGCTGGCCCCCTACGACGGCCTCTACGACGAGGTCGACGAGGGCTGGATCGCCTTCCTCCAGCAGCTGCGGTTCGCGCTCGAGCGGCACCCCGGGGAGGACCGCGTGGCGCTGTCGGTGCTCGGGCTCGACGCCGGGGACCGCCACGACCCCCTGCTCTTCCGGGCCGGGCTGCACGGCGTGCGGGGCCTGCCGGTCGGCGCGCACGTCGAGGTCACGCGCCCCGACGGGTCACGCGTCGGCGGCACCGTCGTGTACCGGACGGCCCACCAGGTCGGCATCCGCCTGCACCCCATCGAGTCGCTGCTGGTGCTCATGCTGGAGCCGGCCGGGCACCACCCGCCGCACGGCCGCGTGTCCGCGGTCCTGTCGACGTTCGGCCTCGACGAGGCGACGCTCGCGGAGGCGCGCCGCCGCTGGGCCGGCTGGTGGGGCGGGGCGCCGACCACCTCCTGA
- a CDS encoding ABC transporter ATP-binding protein, producing MSDGLGVVDVVVRYPGADRPAVDAVSLDVPVGEVVALLGPSGCGKSSLLRAVAGLEPLAGGDVAWDGVGVTGVPVHRRGFGLLFQDGQLFGHLDVAGNVAYGLAGRPRAERGARVAELLDLVGLPGTQRRDVATLSGGERQRVALARALAPRPRLLLLDEPLSALDRSLRERLALDLRDVLVATGTTALFVTHDHDEAFAVADRVAVMDAGRLLQVAAPAALWSRPASRRVAEFLGYEAFVDVPADAAAAAPGARALVAVLDPAPTAGTTLALAAGAFVVAVGDGPRAGAPTGTVAVLRSRRGRTEVVVDVPGVGRVTALAPAGWSCEPGTPVPLRADAAALASLPGAWVTSEQHAGS from the coding sequence ATGAGTGACGGGCTCGGCGTCGTCGACGTCGTCGTGCGGTACCCGGGGGCCGACCGGCCGGCGGTCGACGCGGTGTCGCTCGACGTGCCCGTCGGGGAGGTCGTCGCGCTGCTCGGGCCGTCCGGGTGCGGCAAGTCCTCGCTGCTGCGGGCGGTCGCCGGGCTCGAGCCGCTCGCCGGCGGCGACGTCGCCTGGGACGGGGTCGGCGTGACCGGCGTGCCCGTGCACCGGCGCGGCTTCGGCCTGCTGTTCCAGGACGGGCAGCTCTTCGGGCACCTCGACGTCGCGGGCAACGTCGCCTACGGCCTGGCCGGCCGCCCCCGCGCCGAGCGCGGCGCGCGCGTCGCCGAGCTGCTCGACCTCGTCGGCCTGCCCGGCACGCAGCGCCGCGACGTCGCGACCCTGTCCGGCGGCGAGCGGCAGCGCGTCGCCCTCGCGCGCGCCCTCGCCCCCCGGCCCCGTCTGCTCCTGCTCGACGAGCCGCTCTCCGCCCTCGACCGGTCCCTGCGCGAGCGCCTGGCGCTCGACCTGCGCGACGTCCTGGTCGCCACCGGCACCACCGCGCTGTTCGTCACGCACGACCACGACGAGGCGTTCGCCGTGGCCGACCGCGTCGCCGTCATGGACGCCGGGCGCCTGCTGCAGGTCGCGGCCCCCGCGGCCCTGTGGTCGCGGCCGGCCTCGCGCCGCGTCGCGGAGTTCCTCGGGTACGAGGCGTTCGTCGACGTGCCCGCCGACGCCGCCGCGGCGGCACCGGGGGCCCGGGCGCTCGTCGCCGTGCTCGACCCCGCCCCGACCGCGGGCACGACGCTCGCGCTCGCGGCCGGCGCGTTCGTCGTCGCGGTGGGCGACGGGCCACGCGCCGGGGCGCCGACCGGCACGGTCGCGGTGCTGCGCTCGCGCCGTGGCCGCACGGAGGTCGTCGTCGACGTGCCCGGCGTGGGCCGGGTGACGGCGCTCGCCCCCGCCGGCTGGTCCTGCGAGCCCGGGACGCCGGTGCCGCTGCGTGCCGACGCCGCCGCCCTCGCGTCGCTGCCCGGTGCATGGGTAACGTCGGAGCAGCACGCCGGTTCGTGA
- a CDS encoding ABC transporter permease translates to MTTTLGRTRPAAPAHRPGVGGVPLGRVLAWAAAVAVPLLFLGVFFAWPVAAIVGRGFVTDGALDLGGFADVLSRPRTWRIVGQTLTQATLGTLGAVLLGVPGAYLLHRCTFRGRGALRAFVTVPFVLPTVVVGVAFRSLLVEGGLLGGLGLDGTRTAIVLALVFFNYAVVVRTVGGLWERLDPRAEQAARSLGASPWRAFRTVTLPALAPAIASAASLTFLFCATAFGTVLVLGGRQFGTVETEIWVQTTQFLDLRAAAVLSVVQLVVVVAALALAGRARARTERALALTEPVDAAHPVRLRDPLDRVAVVVTAVTALGLLALPLVNLVVRSLRTPDGWGLANYARLAQPADVLRVSPWEATVTSLRVALDATVLALVVGGLVALVVSRRPRRTAGRRAVAGLDALFMLPLGVSAVTVGFGFLVSMDRPFGLPLDLRTSGVLVPVAQAVVAVPLVVRTVLPVLRAIDPRLREAAATLGASPGRVLRTVDLAVAVRSVGLALGFAFAASLGEFGATSFLARPEDPTLPVVIFRLLGRPGVDNYGTALAASVLLAALTAGIVAVCERLRPPGVGSSW, encoded by the coding sequence ATGACGACGACGCTCGGGCGCACGCGCCCCGCCGCACCGGCCCACCGGCCGGGCGTCGGCGGGGTGCCGCTCGGGCGCGTCCTGGCGTGGGCCGCGGCGGTCGCGGTGCCGCTGCTGTTCCTCGGCGTGTTCTTCGCCTGGCCGGTCGCCGCGATCGTCGGGCGCGGGTTCGTCACCGACGGCGCGCTCGACCTCGGCGGGTTCGCCGACGTGCTGTCCCGCCCGCGCACGTGGCGGATCGTCGGGCAGACCCTGACGCAGGCCACGCTCGGCACGCTCGGCGCGGTGCTGCTCGGCGTGCCGGGCGCGTACCTGCTGCACCGGTGCACGTTCCGCGGGCGCGGCGCGCTGCGGGCGTTCGTCACCGTGCCGTTCGTGCTGCCGACGGTCGTGGTGGGTGTCGCGTTCCGCTCGCTGCTCGTCGAGGGCGGGCTGCTCGGCGGGCTCGGGCTCGACGGCACGCGGACGGCGATCGTCCTCGCGCTCGTGTTCTTCAACTACGCCGTGGTCGTGCGGACCGTCGGCGGGCTGTGGGAGCGGCTCGACCCGCGCGCCGAGCAGGCCGCGCGCTCCCTGGGCGCATCGCCGTGGCGGGCGTTCCGGACCGTGACGCTGCCGGCGCTCGCACCCGCGATCGCGTCGGCCGCGTCCCTGACGTTCCTGTTCTGCGCGACCGCGTTCGGCACGGTGCTCGTGCTCGGCGGGCGGCAGTTCGGGACCGTGGAGACCGAGATCTGGGTGCAGACGACGCAGTTCCTCGACCTGCGCGCCGCCGCGGTGCTGTCGGTCGTGCAGCTCGTCGTCGTGGTCGCCGCCCTCGCGCTCGCGGGCCGGGCGCGGGCCCGGACGGAGCGGGCGCTCGCCCTCACCGAGCCGGTCGACGCCGCGCACCCCGTGCGCCTGCGCGACCCGCTGGACCGCGTCGCGGTCGTCGTCACGGCGGTCACCGCGCTCGGGCTGCTCGCGCTGCCGCTCGTCAACCTCGTTGTCCGGTCGCTGCGGACGCCCGACGGCTGGGGGCTCGCGAACTACGCGCGGCTGGCGCAGCCGGCGGACGTGCTGCGCGTCAGCCCCTGGGAGGCGACCGTGACGTCCCTGCGCGTCGCGCTCGACGCGACCGTCCTGGCGCTGGTCGTCGGCGGGCTCGTCGCCCTCGTCGTCTCCCGGCGGCCCCGCCGGACCGCCGGGCGCCGCGCCGTCGCGGGCCTCGATGCGCTGTTCATGCTGCCGCTCGGCGTGTCCGCCGTGACCGTCGGGTTCGGCTTCCTCGTCTCGATGGACCGGCCCTTCGGGCTGCCGCTCGACCTGCGCACCTCGGGCGTGCTGGTGCCGGTCGCGCAGGCCGTCGTGGCGGTGCCGCTCGTCGTGCGGACGGTCCTGCCGGTCCTGCGGGCCATCGACCCGCGGCTGCGCGAGGCCGCGGCGACGCTGGGGGCGTCGCCGGGCCGGGTGCTGCGGACCGTCGACCTCGCCGTCGCGGTCCGGTCGGTCGGCCTGGCGCTCGGGTTCGCGTTCGCGGCGTCGCTGGGGGAGTTCGGCGCGACGTCGTTCCTGGCCCGGCCCGAGGACCCGACGCTGCCGGTCGTGATCTTCCGGCTGCTCGGGCGGCCGGGCGTCGACAACTACGGCACGGCGCTCGCGGCGTCGGTGCTGCTCGCGGCCCTGACCGCGGGGATCGTGGCGGTGTGCGAGCGGCTGCGCCCGCCGGGCGTGGGGAGCTCGTGGTGA